One genomic region from Candidatus Tisiphia endosymbiont of Dioctria linearis encodes:
- the pgsA gene encoding CDP-diacylglycerol--glycerol-3-phosphate 3-phosphatidyltransferase, with translation MTIDKNIPNYLTIARIVVIPIIVMTFYLDSSKLAHRIAAILFILASITDFFDGYLARKFDLVSGFGKMFDPIADKLLVGCVIIMLVKKGAAGEIPCLLILAREFLVAGLREFLALIQVSIPVSRLAKIKTFTQMFALSVLILGSKGSGIIYMDLIGQIALWVAALLTIITGYSYLKACSKYF, from the coding sequence ATGACTATTGACAAAAATATACCAAATTATCTGACGATAGCTCGTATAGTGGTTATTCCAATTATTGTAATGACCTTTTATCTAGATAGTTCTAAACTTGCTCATAGAATTGCAGCGATATTATTTATTTTAGCTAGTATTACTGATTTTTTTGACGGTTATCTTGCTAGAAAGTTTGATTTAGTATCAGGATTTGGTAAAATGTTTGATCCTATAGCTGATAAATTATTAGTAGGTTGTGTAATTATAATGTTGGTAAAAAAAGGAGCTGCAGGAGAGATACCATGCTTATTAATTTTGGCTCGTGAATTTCTGGTAGCTGGCTTACGTGAGTTTTTAGCTTTGATTCAAGTAAGTATTCCTGTATCTAGGTTAGCTAAGATTAAAACATTTACCCAAATGTTTGCTTTGTCAGTATTAATTCTTGGTTCTAAAGGTTCGGGTATAATTTATATGGATTTAATAGGACAAATAGCTTTATGGGTTGCTGCACTTTTGACTATTATAACAGGATATTCATATTTGAAAGCTTGTAGTAAATATTTTTAA
- a CDS encoding tetratricopeptide repeat protein: protein MNKKFLLLIILIMVNDSFAQEQISNLIIPVSYFVSHENQRNALKHSLSKHKQVSIVGTSGIGKTQFVRMHAYDNKADYDIIWFFDCNVDLNEQFFKLAKQLNSIRNANISENVTLAKKEVISYLTHKDKWLLIFDNLKINENNKVQEFIDWESNGNIIFCSQDSEKLPNTIEMALFDKDTTAILASNLLNNKDENDIEFLIKAFNGYPILIVQGIQLLNKIKGLDREEYKNKIYHSADKITTNINMAIQGLKPSAVKLLNKIALLNNQSFSKQLLSVITDSKDTLDDDIYKLSKFLLISNIDPNQDNPIFEMHDIIANKIMELNGAKNNKMYLEDIILKLPKSKNSALSIHVWRASKTIRENLEILFKNSEKYNIGVYAMLNLRANLLSLCINDSNICKAKEMIDWFEQKYKEGNFKLWKMSEHQKYHYARYLGIIGAYNRVSLTNFEVAISYVTQALKILDDLNDCDALKFNLHLHLSKSQVSLGNIKITKELLEKMQELLKQGLQEYDVFVIYSLKASLFFIQGRYDEALVCIDKNIEVLTKNGLPPNNRYYTSSYLLRAAILSYLGRYQESYAQAKQLCDMHRLQGERIAYASKQMARIYTQLARSELGLGKMDECLDHINKAIDIYLAKSRDVNDTNYYENPDLAASYVVQGEILFAQDNIKEAIASYKKAYTIYHYLYKDNRQNIAQVSYLYSQAAIAACKSKDLYNYKFFGKPQVKEFGIHHPNTTAMFEYCEQYDMDLWKKQVKVYN from the coding sequence ATGAATAAGAAATTTTTGTTACTTATAATATTAATTATGGTCAATGATTCATTTGCCCAGGAACAAATATCTAATTTGATTATACCAGTTAGTTATTTTGTAAGCCACGAGAATCAGCGTAATGCACTTAAGCATAGCTTAAGTAAACATAAACAGGTAAGTATAGTAGGCACTAGTGGTATTGGCAAAACGCAATTTGTTAGAATGCACGCCTATGATAATAAGGCTGATTACGATATTATTTGGTTTTTTGATTGTAATGTTGATCTTAATGAGCAATTTTTTAAGTTAGCTAAACAGCTTAATAGTATTAGAAATGCTAATATATCTGAAAATGTTACTTTAGCAAAGAAGGAAGTAATATCGTATTTAACTCACAAGGATAAGTGGTTATTAATATTTGATAATCTAAAAATTAATGAAAATAACAAAGTTCAAGAGTTTATTGATTGGGAGAGTAATGGAAATATAATATTTTGTTCGCAAGATAGTGAGAAATTACCTAACACTATAGAAATGGCTTTATTTGACAAAGATACTACCGCTATTTTAGCTAGTAATTTATTAAATAATAAAGACGAAAATGATATTGAATTTTTAATAAAAGCATTCAATGGTTACCCTATACTTATAGTTCAAGGCATTCAATTATTAAATAAGATCAAAGGTTTAGATAGAGAAGAATATAAGAATAAAATTTATCACTCAGCTGATAAAATAACAACAAATATTAATATGGCTATACAGGGATTAAAGCCTAGTGCAGTAAAGTTACTTAATAAAATAGCTTTACTAAATAATCAGAGTTTCTCAAAGCAACTACTTAGTGTCATTACTGATAGTAAAGATACTCTAGATGACGATATATATAAATTATCTAAGTTCCTACTGATTAGCAACATTGATCCTAACCAAGATAATCCTATTTTTGAGATGCATGATATTATTGCTAATAAGATCATGGAGCTAAATGGAGCTAAAAACAATAAAATGTATTTAGAAGATATTATTTTAAAACTACCTAAATCTAAGAATTCAGCGTTGTCGATACATGTATGGAGAGCATCAAAGACTATACGTGAAAATCTGGAGATTCTTTTCAAAAATTCGGAAAAATATAATATTGGCGTATATGCAATGCTTAATTTAAGAGCTAATTTACTCTCTTTATGCATAAATGATAGCAATATATGTAAAGCAAAAGAAATGATAGATTGGTTCGAACAAAAATATAAGGAAGGTAACTTTAAACTTTGGAAAATGTCCGAACATCAAAAATATCATTATGCTCGATATTTGGGAATAATAGGAGCGTATAATAGAGTGTCCTTAACAAATTTTGAAGTGGCTATTTCTTATGTTACTCAAGCATTAAAGATTTTAGATGATCTTAATGATTGTGATGCCTTAAAATTTAATTTACACTTACACCTATCTAAATCTCAAGTATCTTTAGGCAATATAAAAATTACCAAAGAACTCCTTGAAAAAATGCAAGAGTTATTAAAACAAGGACTCCAAGAATATGATGTATTTGTAATATATTCTTTAAAAGCAAGCTTATTTTTTATCCAAGGTAGATATGATGAGGCTTTAGTTTGTATCGATAAAAATATTGAGGTACTTACAAAAAACGGATTGCCCCCTAATAATAGATATTATACTTCATCTTATCTACTTAGGGCGGCAATACTAAGCTATCTTGGCAGATATCAAGAATCCTATGCTCAAGCTAAACAATTATGTGACATGCATCGTTTACAGGGTGAAAGGATTGCTTATGCTTCCAAGCAAATGGCAAGGATTTATACACAATTGGCAAGAAGTGAATTGGGATTGGGTAAGATGGATGAATGTCTAGATCACATTAATAAAGCTATAGACATATATTTAGCAAAGAGTAGAGATGTTAATGATACAAATTATTATGAAAATCCGGATCTAGCGGCTAGTTATGTAGTACAAGGTGAGATTTTATTTGCTCAAGATAATATTAAAGAAGCAATAGCATCTTATAAAAAAGCTTATACTATATATCATTATTTATATAAAGATAATCGTCAAAATATTGCACAAGTTAGTTACTTATATAGTCAAGCAGCTATAGCCGCCTGTAAATCAAAAGATTTATATAATTATAAATTCTTTGGTAAACCTCAAGTTAAAGAATTCGGCATACATCACCCTAATACTACTGCCATGTTTGAATATTGTGAACAATATGACATGGATTTATGGAAAAAACAAGTTAAGGTTTATAACTAA